The Micromonospora krabiensis genome window below encodes:
- a CDS encoding helix-turn-helix domain-containing protein produces MTAIDSALTFADQHRTTALIAGGLVVAVLLLLALIARNQRGRSAALTFAASVIALGFSAEGMWEVATGALHLDTWQAALLFAFAEILMLFEADRARQKIAEKRDPRRHIRAVWVIALVAGLAAASHADNLSGQVIRLFMPLAVAWQWSSRIKDDLPEVARQESSWIWTPRRVGVELGLLKPGAADDLSDVFSRRAVDRMVRLARLIDSGSERLVAVREGKLRRLAEGATAQMLDEVRERHQRGASARARILAQPVAHPVAQPPRMPAQVEIPQVARPAAHVAEAPARRGQVVLRSPAEPVVELSADEREEALARAVARVRGGESVRGAAKAEDVPESTLRTRIKTNGHSFEPADR; encoded by the coding sequence GTGACCGCCATCGACTCAGCCCTCACCTTCGCCGACCAGCACCGCACCACCGCGCTCATCGCCGGCGGCCTCGTCGTCGCCGTGCTCCTGCTGCTCGCCCTCATCGCCCGCAACCAGCGGGGCCGCAGCGCCGCTCTCACCTTCGCCGCGTCGGTCATCGCGCTCGGCTTCTCCGCCGAGGGCATGTGGGAAGTCGCCACCGGTGCCCTGCACCTCGACACCTGGCAGGCGGCGCTGCTGTTCGCGTTCGCCGAGATCCTGATGCTGTTCGAGGCCGACCGGGCGCGACAGAAGATCGCCGAGAAGCGAGACCCGCGACGGCACATCCGCGCCGTGTGGGTCATCGCCCTCGTCGCCGGGCTCGCCGCCGCCAGCCACGCCGACAACCTGTCTGGTCAGGTGATCCGCCTGTTCATGCCCCTCGCCGTCGCCTGGCAGTGGTCGTCCCGGATCAAGGACGACCTGCCGGAGGTGGCGCGGCAGGAGTCGTCGTGGATTTGGACGCCCCGCCGGGTCGGTGTGGAGCTGGGTCTGTTGAAGCCGGGCGCCGCCGATGACCTGTCGGACGTGTTCAGCCGCCGCGCCGTGGATCGGATGGTGCGGTTGGCGCGGCTGATCGACAGCGGGTCGGAGCGGCTGGTGGCGGTGCGCGAGGGGAAGTTGCGCAGGCTGGCTGAGGGTGCGACCGCGCAGATGTTGGACGAGGTGCGCGAGCGGCACCAGCGCGGCGCGTCGGCCCGTGCGCGGATCCTCGCGCAGCCTGTCGCGCACCCCGTCGCGCAGCCGCCGCGCATGCCGGCGCAGGTGGAGATCCCGCAGGTTGCGCGGCCCGCCGCGCATGTCGCGGAGGCTCCCGCGCGGCGTGGGCAGGTCGTGTTGCGCAGCCCCGCCGAGCCGGTTGTGGAGCTGTCGGCGGATGAGCGCGAGGAGGCTCTCGCGCGGGCCGTTGCGCGGGTGCGCGGCGGGGAGTCGGTGCGCGGCGCGGCTAAGGCGGAAGACGTGCCGGAGTCGACGTTGCGCACCCGGATCAAGACCAACGGTCACTCGTTCGAGCCGGCCGACAGATAA
- a CDS encoding GntR family transcriptional regulator — protein sequence MIDYGSGLAVYRQVAAHFRDRIRSGELAPGERLPYEGRLAQELGIGRGTVQDAYRLLRNEGLVVTERGYGTYVVEPPPRTRIKVPRGSLIWSRMPTEAERAQLGIEPGAVVPVFEYQTGKQPIQGPFAADRTELTTA from the coding sequence GTGATCGACTACGGCTCGGGGTTGGCGGTGTACCGACAGGTCGCCGCCCACTTCCGAGACCGCATCCGATCAGGCGAGCTGGCCCCCGGGGAGCGGTTGCCGTACGAAGGCCGGCTCGCCCAGGAACTGGGCATCGGGCGAGGCACTGTGCAGGACGCCTACCGGCTGTTGCGCAACGAGGGTCTGGTCGTCACTGAGCGCGGATACGGTACGTACGTGGTGGAGCCGCCGCCCCGGACCAGGATCAAAGTTCCGCGCGGGTCGCTGATCTGGTCCCGCATGCCAACCGAGGCGGAGCGGGCGCAGTTGGGTATCGAGCCGGGGGCGGTGGTGCCGGTGTTCGAGTATCAGACCGGCAAGCAGCCCATTCAGGGTCCGTTCGCTGCGGATCGCACGGAGTTGACGACGGCCTGA
- the orn gene encoding oligoribonuclease has protein sequence MPVADLLVWIDCEMTGLDLGRDKLIEVAALVTDPDLNVLGDGVDVVIHADDAALDAMPEIVQTMHAKSGLTEEVRRSTVTLAEAEDLVLDYVTTFVKDPRTAPLCGNSIATDRGFITRDMPRLDNHLHYRMIDVSSIKELCRRWYPRVYFGQPAKGLAHRALADIRESIRELEYYRRTIFVPLPGPDVDSAKAIAAEL, from the coding sequence GTGCCGGTGGCTGATCTTCTCGTCTGGATCGACTGTGAGATGACCGGGCTGGACCTCGGCAGGGACAAGCTGATCGAGGTCGCCGCGCTGGTCACCGATCCCGACCTCAACGTGCTCGGTGACGGTGTGGACGTGGTGATCCACGCGGACGACGCGGCGCTGGACGCCATGCCGGAGATCGTCCAGACGATGCACGCCAAGTCGGGCCTGACCGAGGAGGTCCGGCGCTCCACCGTCACCCTGGCGGAGGCGGAGGACCTGGTGCTCGACTACGTCACCACCTTCGTGAAGGATCCGCGCACCGCGCCGCTGTGCGGCAACTCGATCGCCACCGACCGGGGCTTCATCACCCGGGACATGCCGAGGCTCGACAACCACCTGCACTACCGCATGATCGACGTCTCGTCGATCAAGGAGCTGTGCCGGCGCTGGTACCCGCGGGTGTACTTCGGGCAGCCGGCCAAGGGGTTGGCGCACCGGGCGCTGGCCGACATCCGGGAGAGCATCCGCGAGCTGGAGTACTACCGGCGGACGATCTTCGTGCCGCTGCCGGGCCCGGACGTGGACAGCGCCAAGGCGATCGCCGCCGAGCTCTGA
- a CDS encoding glycosyltransferase family 87 protein: MPAEPVAPPAVTDDDPGGRTARRVVAVVALAAVLPALYLPGLVHDFFDLKIYMRAMRWWADGNPLYDYVQPDRVQGELYFTYPPFSALLLRPFALLPLGATVTVFTILTALGVVLTTYWLVRPVIARHGLHRAFTVTVAVLLVLAVESTRETITFGQINMLLVVLILVDLLFAVPQARRWAGVGIGLATALKLFPGIFIVYLLACRRWWAAAVAATTAAAATLLAAAVAPGDSWRFWTHELWTTERVGRTDYTGNQSLFGLVSRFTAPDRPDRLPWLVLVAVVAAYGLWRAARAFRAGDHVAGLTLTGLVGGLVSPITWTHHLYWFIPAVVVLADAALRADRSTAEGVRRRRWLAALAIGTAAVIVYGVVTFQDWGVAPVRTDSPDQFLVRNTYVLLSLLLLVVLPARSEGGAGPAGQPTREPEKLHQMDRRPE; the protein is encoded by the coding sequence GTGCCAGCCGAACCCGTCGCACCGCCCGCCGTCACCGACGACGACCCGGGTGGACGTACGGCCCGTCGTGTCGTCGCCGTCGTGGCCCTCGCCGCGGTCCTGCCGGCGCTCTACCTGCCCGGTCTGGTGCACGACTTCTTCGACCTGAAGATCTACATGCGGGCGATGCGGTGGTGGGCGGACGGCAACCCGCTCTACGACTACGTCCAGCCCGACCGCGTCCAGGGCGAGCTCTACTTCACCTACCCGCCGTTCAGCGCGCTGCTGCTGCGTCCGTTCGCGCTGCTCCCGCTCGGCGCGACGGTGACGGTGTTCACGATCCTCACCGCGCTCGGCGTGGTGCTGACCACCTACTGGCTGGTCCGCCCGGTCATCGCCCGGCACGGCCTGCACCGGGCCTTCACCGTCACCGTGGCCGTGCTGCTCGTCCTGGCGGTCGAGAGCACCCGCGAGACCATCACGTTCGGCCAGATCAACATGCTGCTGGTCGTGCTGATCCTGGTGGACCTGCTCTTCGCCGTCCCGCAGGCACGACGGTGGGCCGGCGTCGGGATCGGCCTGGCGACCGCGCTGAAGCTCTTCCCGGGCATCTTCATCGTCTACCTGCTCGCCTGCCGGCGCTGGTGGGCCGCCGCGGTGGCCGCCACGACCGCCGCCGCGGCGACCCTCCTCGCCGCGGCCGTCGCGCCCGGCGACTCGTGGCGGTTCTGGACCCACGAGCTGTGGACCACCGAACGGGTCGGACGGACCGACTACACCGGCAACCAGTCCCTGTTCGGCCTGGTCAGCCGGTTCACCGCCCCCGACCGGCCGGACCGTCTGCCGTGGCTGGTGCTGGTGGCGGTGGTGGCCGCGTACGGGCTGTGGCGGGCCGCCCGCGCCTTCCGGGCCGGCGACCACGTGGCCGGCCTGACCCTGACCGGGCTCGTCGGCGGGCTGGTCAGCCCGATCACCTGGACGCACCACCTCTACTGGTTCATCCCGGCGGTGGTGGTGCTCGCCGACGCGGCCCTGCGCGCCGACCGGTCGACCGCCGAGGGCGTACGACGCCGACGCTGGCTGGCCGCTCTCGCGATCGGGACCGCCGCCGTGATCGTCTACGGTGTCGTCACCTTCCAGGACTGGGGCGTGGCACCGGTCCGCACGGACAGCCCCGACCAGTTCCTGGTCCGCAACACGTACGTGCTGCTCAGCCTGCTGTTGCTGGTCGTCCTGCCGGCCCGTTCCGAGGGCGGTGCCGGCCCGGCGGGGCAGCCGACGCGGGAACCCGAGAAATTGCACCAAATGGACAGACGTCCCGAGTAG
- a CDS encoding YcnI family copper-binding membrane protein — protein MIRTRRSATAAALALGVVATGVLGFAAPASAHVSVNPKEATQGGYTRVAFRVPNESDSASTTKVEVVLPENAPVGSVSTQPVPGWTVAVEKRKVDPPIEVHGSQLTEAVSKLTWTATGDAAIKPGQFQEFPVSLGPLPKVDAMVFKSLQTYSDGNVVRWIDEPTAGGQEPEHPAPVLALTAATPSAAPVAATAPQADDDDDEAEGNGAAIGLGIAGLVAGVAGLALGGLAFTRTRREPTPKA, from the coding sequence ATGATCCGTACCCGGCGTTCCGCGACCGCCGCCGCCCTCGCCCTCGGTGTCGTCGCCACCGGGGTGCTCGGCTTCGCCGCTCCCGCCTCGGCCCACGTCAGCGTGAACCCGAAGGAGGCGACGCAGGGCGGCTACACCCGCGTCGCGTTCCGGGTGCCCAACGAGAGCGACAGCGCGTCGACCACGAAGGTGGAGGTGGTGCTGCCGGAGAACGCGCCGGTCGGCTCGGTCTCCACGCAGCCGGTGCCGGGTTGGACGGTGGCGGTGGAGAAGCGCAAGGTGGACCCGCCGATCGAGGTGCACGGCAGCCAGCTCACCGAGGCGGTGTCGAAGCTGACCTGGACGGCGACCGGCGACGCCGCGATCAAGCCGGGCCAGTTCCAGGAGTTCCCCGTGTCCCTCGGGCCGCTGCCGAAGGTCGACGCGATGGTGTTCAAGTCGCTGCAGACCTACTCGGACGGCAACGTCGTGCGGTGGATCGACGAGCCGACGGCGGGTGGGCAGGAACCGGAGCACCCGGCGCCGGTGCTCGCCCTGACCGCGGCCACCCCGTCGGCGGCCCCGGTCGCGGCGACCGCGCCGCAGGCGGACGATGACGACGACGAGGCCGAGGGGAACGGTGCCGCCATCGGCCTCGGCATCGCCGGGCTGGTCGCCGGCGTCGCCGGCCTGGCGCTCGGCGGTCTCGCGTTCACGCGTACGCGGCGGGAGCCGACTCCGAAGGCCTGA
- a CDS encoding copper resistance CopC/CopD family protein → MIGMTAAPRRWVARLGTAAALLITVVALLIAPAGPASAHAVLVSSSPAASAVVPSGPSEVVLTFSESVRKVPDKIRIIAPDGSRADRGDPSFSGVTVTIPVDPAGGRGTYLVTFRVISADSHPVSGAFTYSVGAPSPPPVDTGEDTRADPVVGTAVKVAKGLGYAGLVLLVGSVLVLGALWPRRLDRRGPTRLAWAGLGLVAFATIADLLLQVPYTAGGGIFEVTGAGLSSVLGSTFGAAHLVRLGLLAAAAFLIRPLLAGTVGRSDAIILTVLGAAALLTWPLSGHGAASPAPAVSVAVDAVHLGSMAVWLGGLLMLAGFLLRRADERELGAILPIWSRWAALAVSALLLAGTVQALIEVATPGALVNTTYGRLLLAKIGLFALVIGVAAYSRQLVRRRVAAQRPAPVRRAVWVELAVTAVVLGLSATLVQTTPARTASADVAGPQAGFFTTTLSSNLLNLQVELDPAERGNNSMHLYAYTKDNRPQPVVEWRATIALPSAGIEPIDVPLLPLTDNHATGEINLPASGDWELRVTARTTDIDQATVTATVPIR, encoded by the coding sequence ATGATCGGCATGACTGCTGCCCCCCGCCGCTGGGTCGCCCGGCTCGGCACCGCCGCGGCTCTTCTGATCACCGTCGTCGCCCTTCTGATCGCTCCCGCCGGGCCCGCGAGCGCCCACGCGGTGCTGGTCAGCAGCAGCCCGGCCGCCTCGGCCGTGGTGCCGAGCGGGCCGTCGGAGGTGGTGCTGACCTTCAGCGAGTCCGTGCGGAAGGTGCCCGACAAGATCCGGATCATCGCCCCGGACGGTTCCCGGGCCGATCGCGGCGACCCCTCCTTCTCGGGTGTGACGGTGACCATCCCCGTCGATCCGGCCGGCGGCCGCGGCACCTACCTGGTCACCTTCCGGGTCATCTCGGCCGACAGTCACCCGGTCTCCGGCGCGTTCACCTACTCGGTCGGCGCGCCCTCGCCGCCGCCGGTCGACACCGGTGAGGACACCCGGGCGGACCCGGTGGTCGGCACGGCCGTGAAGGTCGCCAAGGGACTCGGGTACGCCGGGCTGGTGCTGCTGGTCGGGTCGGTGCTGGTGCTCGGCGCGCTGTGGCCGCGGCGGCTGGACCGGCGTGGCCCCACGCGGCTGGCCTGGGCGGGCCTCGGGCTGGTCGCCTTCGCCACGATCGCCGACCTGTTGCTGCAGGTGCCCTACACGGCCGGCGGCGGGATCTTCGAGGTCACCGGTGCGGGCCTGAGCAGCGTGCTGGGCAGCACCTTCGGGGCGGCGCACCTGGTCCGCCTCGGCCTGCTGGCCGCGGCGGCGTTCCTGATCCGGCCGCTGCTCGCCGGGACCGTCGGGCGGTCGGACGCGATCATCCTCACCGTGCTCGGCGCCGCCGCCCTGCTCACCTGGCCGCTGTCCGGCCACGGGGCGGCGTCACCGGCGCCGGCGGTGTCGGTGGCCGTCGACGCGGTGCACCTGGGCAGCATGGCGGTCTGGCTCGGTGGCCTGCTGATGCTCGCCGGCTTCCTGCTGCGGCGCGCCGACGAGCGGGAGCTGGGCGCGATCCTGCCCATCTGGTCGCGCTGGGCCGCGCTGGCGGTCTCCGCGCTGCTGCTCGCCGGCACCGTCCAGGCGTTGATCGAGGTGGCCACGCCGGGTGCCCTGGTCAACACCACGTACGGTCGGCTGCTGCTCGCCAAGATCGGGCTGTTCGCGCTGGTGATCGGTGTGGCCGCGTACTCCCGGCAGCTGGTGCGCCGGCGGGTCGCCGCGCAACGTCCGGCGCCGGTGCGCCGCGCGGTCTGGGTGGAGCTGGCGGTCACCGCGGTGGTGCTCGGCCTCTCCGCCACCCTCGTGCAGACCACCCCCGCCCGCACCGCCTCCGCCGACGTGGCCGGCCCCCAGGCCGGGTTCTTCACCACGACGCTCAGCAGCAACCTGCTCAACCTCCAGGTCGAGCTGGACCCGGCGGAGCGGGGCAACAACTCGATGCACCTGTACGCGTACACCAAGGACAACCGTCCCCAGCCGGTGGTGGAGTGGCGGGCCACCATCGCCCTGCCGTCGGCGGGGATCGAGCCGATCGACGTCCCGCTGCTGCCGCTCACCGACAACCACGCGACCGGCGAGATCAACCTCCCCGCGTCCGGGGACTGGGAGCTGCGGGTCACCGCCCGTACGACCGACATCGACCAGGCCACGGTGACCGCCACCGTGCCGATCCGTTAG